A single region of the candidate division KSB1 bacterium genome encodes:
- the pgsB gene encoding poly-gamma-glutamate synthase PgsB encodes MLYLISAFVLLLAYGVFEYFAHQRRAYSIPIRIHVNGTRGKSSVTRLIAAGLRAGGIPTMAKTTGTLPRIIDLHGLEVPIVRPSGANIIEQVKIFRYFAKRKPRAIVIECMAVNPEYQWICEHNFVHATTGVITNSRLDHVLEMGPTIENITRSLCNTLPKHGVAFTSEDRMFWLMRRQARQSDCRLFRTDPTTVSYLELGRFDHIEHAENVALALAVCEHYNVPRQVALEGMYRSHPDAGALRIYEVSEGAKTVQFVHALAANDPESTLAIWKKMKTLTTDLGKVFVLLNTRADRYDRTIQLLEMLQEGMPNEYNYLFLMGEQIERTYSSLPRYNISQERAVKFGIVPPEQTYHAVFERVDSIGTVFAIGNVGKGGLDIAKFFSAKKWAKRHPLADGPKV; translated from the coding sequence ATGCTCTATCTGATTTCCGCATTCGTTCTGCTGCTCGCCTACGGCGTATTCGAATACTTCGCCCACCAGCGCCGCGCCTACTCCATCCCGATTCGTATTCACGTCAATGGCACTCGCGGGAAGTCGTCGGTCACTCGGTTGATAGCGGCCGGGCTGCGCGCGGGCGGCATTCCGACCATGGCGAAGACGACCGGTACGTTGCCGCGCATTATTGACCTGCACGGGCTTGAGGTGCCGATCGTCCGGCCGTCCGGCGCGAATATTATCGAGCAAGTGAAGATCTTCCGGTACTTCGCCAAGCGCAAGCCACGGGCGATCGTGATCGAATGCATGGCCGTGAACCCGGAATACCAGTGGATTTGCGAGCACAATTTCGTCCACGCGACCACCGGCGTCATAACGAATTCCCGCCTCGACCACGTGTTGGAGATGGGACCGACGATTGAGAATATCACGCGATCGCTCTGCAACACGCTGCCGAAACACGGCGTCGCCTTCACATCCGAAGACCGCATGTTCTGGCTGATGCGCAGACAGGCCCGTCAGTCTGATTGCCGGCTGTTTCGCACGGACCCGACGACCGTGAGTTATCTCGAGCTGGGTCGATTTGACCACATCGAGCATGCCGAAAACGTGGCGCTGGCGCTGGCGGTGTGCGAGCACTATAACGTCCCCCGCCAAGTTGCTTTGGAAGGCATGTACCGCAGCCATCCGGACGCCGGGGCCCTGCGAATCTATGAGGTGTCCGAGGGGGCAAAGACCGTTCAGTTCGTGCACGCGCTGGCAGCGAATGACCCCGAGTCAACGCTCGCAATCTGGAAGAAGATGAAGACGCTGACGACCGACCTCGGGAAGGTCTTCGTCTTGCTGAACACCCGGGCGGATCGCTACGATCGAACCATCCAGTTGCTCGAGATGCTGCAAGAGGGCATGCCCAACGAGTATAACTATCTCTTTCTGATGGGCGAACAAATCGAGCGCACGTACTCGAGCTTGCCTCGCTACAACATATCGCAGGAGCGGGCGGTGAAATTCGGCATTGTCCCGCCGGAGCAGACGTATCACGCGGTCTTTGAGCGCGTGGATTCCATTGGCACGGTGTTCGCCATCGGCAACGTCGGCAAAGGCGGCCTGGATATCGCGAAGTTTTTTTCCGCGAAGAAGTGGGCCAAGCGGCACCCGCTCGCGGACGGTCCGAAGGTTTAA
- the pgsC gene encoding poly-gamma-glutamate biosynthesis protein PgsC, which yields MIELTIGLGVLCSLLFHEVLGAAAGGIVVPGYIALYMHDPTRIAATLIVAFLAYLAIRVIARFMFVYGRRRLVIAVLLGFIFGHLSREIIVYEHIAANFSLDAIGYIIPGLIANWFERQGVIKTIAAMMIAAPLVKIFVILLSGGKMIHGL from the coding sequence ATGATCGAGTTAACCATTGGTCTCGGTGTGCTGTGCAGCCTGTTGTTTCATGAAGTGCTCGGCGCGGCCGCGGGCGGAATTGTGGTCCCGGGTTACATTGCGCTCTATATGCATGATCCGACTCGCATTGCGGCCACGCTGATCGTCGCGTTCTTGGCCTACCTTGCGATTCGCGTCATCGCCAGATTCATGTTCGTGTACGGGCGGCGGCGGTTGGTGATCGCGGTGCTGCTGGGCTTCATCTTCGGCCACCTCAGCCGCGAGATCATCGTCTATGAACACATCGCGGCGAATTTCAGCCTCGATGCAATCGGTTACATCATTCCCGGCCTGATTGCGAATTGGTTCGAGCGGCAGGGTGTCATCAAGACGATCGCCGCGATGATGATCGCTGCGCCGCTGGTCAAGATCTTCGTGATCCTGTTGAGCGGAGGGAAGATGATCCATGGCCTATAG
- the pgsW gene encoding poly-gamma-glutamate system protein, producing the protein MAYRPSLRSIWTLVMLAAVCIALYSWCEASKIQKKSRYYGEKLAAAKLVERALNAYQQAAAGDSVVITEAYEKDPRLAAVIGQQFTSITTDFGVFESKLMGTNPNFAGIVVELLKEAGLHTGDVVAIGFTGSHPGVNTAVLCACEVLGLKALTISSVGSSWWGANAPDYTWPDMERTLISSGLVHSHPLAASYGGSDDIAAGLSPMGQELLRSAIQRNQLPLIRESTVSASVSRRVTAYSQAAAGSPIKAYVNVGGGVASLGHAENMRLIPNGLSRKLPLKNYPARGVIHQLNAQGIPVINFHDIELMGRAYGLGSPRVPLPEAGSGDVFEAKAYDVRVAAVAAAIAVLILIVLVKLDARLFRLREAGVDPDTLM; encoded by the coding sequence ATGGCCTATAGACCGTCGCTCCGCTCCATCTGGACGCTGGTGATGCTCGCGGCTGTCTGCATCGCGTTGTACTCGTGGTGTGAAGCCAGCAAGATCCAGAAGAAGTCAAGGTACTATGGCGAGAAGCTCGCGGCGGCGAAGCTCGTGGAACGGGCATTGAATGCCTATCAGCAAGCTGCCGCCGGCGATTCCGTTGTCATCACCGAGGCTTACGAGAAGGATCCGCGCCTTGCCGCGGTGATCGGTCAGCAGTTTACGTCGATCACGACCGATTTCGGGGTCTTCGAGTCCAAGCTCATGGGCACGAATCCCAATTTCGCGGGAATCGTCGTGGAGCTGCTCAAAGAGGCGGGTTTGCATACGGGCGACGTGGTCGCGATCGGGTTCACAGGTTCGCATCCCGGGGTGAATACGGCGGTGCTATGTGCCTGCGAGGTGCTTGGGCTGAAGGCGCTTACCATCTCATCCGTCGGCTCGTCGTGGTGGGGCGCTAACGCGCCGGATTACACGTGGCCCGATATGGAGCGGACCCTGATCTCGTCAGGTCTCGTGCATTCGCATCCGCTGGCGGCTTCGTATGGCGGATCGGACGATATAGCCGCGGGCCTTTCACCGATGGGGCAGGAGTTATTGCGCTCGGCCATTCAGCGCAATCAACTGCCGTTGATTCGCGAGAGCACGGTTTCTGCATCGGTCTCGCGCCGCGTGACGGCCTACTCTCAGGCCGCGGCCGGTTCGCCGATCAAAGCCTATGTGAATGTAGGCGGCGGTGTCGCCAGCCTCGGTCATGCGGAGAACATGCGACTCATCCCGAACGGGCTGAGTCGGAAACTGCCGCTGAAGAACTACCCCGCCCGGGGCGTCATTCATCAACTGAACGCCCAGGGCATCCCGGTCATCAACTTCCATGACATCGAGTTGATGGGACGGGCGTACGGACTCGGGTCTCCGCGCGTGCCGTTGCCGGAGGCCGGCAGCGGCGATGTCTTCGAGGCGAAAGCGTACGATGTGCGCGTCGCGGCCGTTGCGGCGGCGATTGCGGTATTGATACTGATTGTACTGGTGAAACTCGATGCCAGACTCTTTCGACTTCGCGAGGCCGGCGTCGATCCTGACACCCTGATGTAA
- a CDS encoding glycosyltransferase: MADRTASITPYLAIGTQLMLSFLVATVAALYLGAALYLARGIVTRYARRTDQPPVTIVVPVRNEEQALPRLLNSLAALDYPRDLIELILIDDQSSDRTVAVAQAHRSRLPFPMRIIDVREGNVEGLTAKTRPLAVGIEAARTELILMTDADCEVSPNWASGMVSHFADDVGMVCGVTLPAVPDRRTLFSRLETLDWLFLIGSCAAFSGRQNAQALIGNNYAVRASTYRRLGTYRSIPHNKVDDIALMLAVKNERKERIVMPAEADVVVRTQPLNGMRELVGQRYRWLQAWPFARPTARLVLAAGILVHTAWPIAALLLGIPGWLLLGAVAAGDGAVIYAMAGRCAPKTNRLMILAYPLFATIYGWWLSLLIVSGSKIVWKQREF, from the coding sequence GTGGCAGATCGCACCGCTTCCATCACACCCTATCTCGCAATCGGCACGCAACTGATGCTTAGCTTCCTGGTCGCCACGGTCGCGGCGCTCTATCTGGGTGCCGCGCTTTATCTCGCGCGCGGTATAGTCACGAGATATGCGAGACGCACCGACCAGCCGCCCGTCACCATCGTGGTACCGGTGCGGAACGAGGAGCAGGCGCTGCCTCGGCTGCTGAATTCCCTGGCGGCGCTCGACTATCCCCGTGACTTGATCGAACTGATCCTGATTGACGACCAATCCAGTGACCGGACCGTCGCGGTCGCCCAAGCACACCGGTCCCGACTGCCGTTTCCGATGCGAATCATCGATGTACGTGAGGGGAACGTTGAGGGCCTCACGGCGAAGACACGGCCACTGGCGGTCGGGATCGAAGCGGCACGGACCGAGCTGATTCTCATGACAGACGCGGACTGCGAAGTCAGCCCGAACTGGGCATCGGGCATGGTCTCGCACTTTGCGGACGACGTCGGGATGGTCTGCGGCGTCACACTGCCGGCGGTACCGGACCGCCGGACTCTGTTTTCGCGCCTGGAGACGCTGGATTGGCTGTTCCTGATCGGGAGCTGCGCGGCCTTCTCCGGACGTCAGAACGCGCAGGCACTGATCGGGAACAACTATGCTGTTCGAGCATCCACGTACCGGCGGCTCGGAACGTATCGGAGCATTCCGCACAACAAGGTGGATGACATCGCCCTGATGTTGGCCGTGAAAAACGAGCGCAAGGAACGGATCGTCATGCCCGCGGAGGCGGATGTCGTAGTGCGGACGCAGCCGCTGAACGGGATGCGCGAATTGGTCGGCCAACGCTATCGCTGGTTGCAGGCCTGGCCGTTTGCACGGCCAACCGCCCGGTTGGTGCTCGCCGCAGGAATTCTGGTCCACACGGCATGGCCAATCGCGGCGTTACTGTTAGGAATTCCCGGCTGGCTGCTTCTGGGAGCGGTGGCCGCCGGAGACGGAGCTGTGATCTACGCGATGGCCGGACGCTGCGCTCCGAAAACGAATCGACTCATGATTCTGGCCTATCCGCTGTTCGCGACCATCTACGGCTGGTGGCTCTCGCTGCTGATCGTGAGCGGGAGCAAGATCGTATGGAAACAGCGCGAGTTTTAG
- a CDS encoding polysaccharide deacetylase family protein: MSIGLPEWAFKGWLRRLPEESKTIVLTFDDGPGQRTTPQLLNVLADAGVRATMFLSGDRCRQYPALVREIFDAGHQVANHGFLHRSLLLAQPSAVRESIQRTREAIVAAGAAPSIWFRPPYGSFNPWTLGAVRTAGLNGALWSVMIPDWRPLGFDSLSMQLAKQLHPGAVVVLHDDPQQSAATLVALVNFLVDFSRNAGWQIAPLPSHPISQSARN; encoded by the coding sequence ATGTCAATTGGATTGCCCGAGTGGGCATTCAAGGGCTGGCTGCGGCGGTTGCCGGAGGAGTCGAAGACCATTGTTCTGACGTTCGACGACGGCCCGGGTCAGCGCACCACTCCGCAGTTGCTGAACGTGCTCGCCGACGCGGGCGTGCGAGCGACCATGTTTCTGAGCGGCGACCGATGTCGGCAATACCCCGCGCTCGTTCGTGAGATCTTTGACGCCGGACATCAGGTTGCGAATCACGGGTTCTTGCACCGCAGCCTGCTGCTCGCGCAACCGTCAGCGGTGCGCGAGTCCATCCAGCGAACGCGTGAGGCGATCGTGGCCGCCGGCGCGGCACCGTCGATTTGGTTTCGGCCGCCCTATGGTTCGTTCAATCCGTGGACTCTGGGCGCCGTGCGAACTGCAGGTCTAAATGGCGCCTTGTGGTCGGTGATGATACCCGACTGGCGTCCGCTCGGATTTGATTCGCTATCCATGCAACTGGCGAAGCAGCTGCATCCCGGAGCCGTTGTCGTCTTGCACGACGACCCTCAGCAGTCAGCGGCCACGCTGGTTGCTCTGGTCAACTTCCTGGTCGATTTTTCGCGGAATGCGGGGTGGCAGATCGCACCGCTTCCATCACACCCTATCTCGCAATCGGCACGCAACTGA